A single region of the Cucumis melo cultivar AY chromosome 3, USDA_Cmelo_AY_1.0, whole genome shotgun sequence genome encodes:
- the LOC103488650 gene encoding polcalcin Syr v 3-like, with translation MADSDGKMECERIFKRFDINGDGKISLSELETALHALGSSAPEEVGRRMSEIDKDGNGFISLEELCDFQRANPDLMKEVCKRL, from the coding sequence atggcagACTCAGATGGAAAAATGGAATGCGAGCGAATCTTTAAGCGGTTCGATATCAACGGCGACGGAAAGATCTCGCTGTCGGAGCTTGAGACCGCTCTGCACGCCCTTGGCTCCTCCGCGCCGGAAGAGGTTGGACGACGAATGTCGGAGATCGACAAGGACGGAAACGGTTTCATTTCGCTTGAGGAACTCTGCGATTTTCAGAGGGCTAATCCTGATTTGATGAAGGAGGTTTGCAAGAGGCTTTAG